The DNA segment CGGGCGCCACCTCGAGCGACACGCGGTCGAGCACGCGGTGGGCGCCGAAGCGCTTGGAAACATCCTGGACCCGGATCCCCATCAGCGCTTTTCCGCGCGCCGCGTCTGGTTGAGGAGCAGGAAGAAGATCACGAATGAGAGCGCGGCCAGCACCGCAGCCACCGCGTTGGCGCCCGCCAGGTTGCCGGCCTCGAACTGGGCGAAGATGTACAGTGGCGCCGTCTGCGTGCGGAGCCGCAGGTTCCCGGACACGAGCACGGTGGCGCCGAACTCGCCCAGCGAGTGCGCAAAGGTGAGCAGCGCGCCGGTGAAGATGCTGCCGCGCAGCGCCGGCAGCGTGACGTGCCAGAAGGTCTGCCAGCGCGAGGCCCCGATCGTCGCCGCCGCTTCTTCGTACGTGATCTCCAGCTCGTCGAGCAGCGGCTTCACCGCCCCGAGCATGTACGGGAAAGTGACGAACAGGTGGGCCAGCAGCACCCCGATCGGCGTGAACATCGGCTGGAGGCCATAGGGCTCGAGCGCCTTGCCCAGGAGCCCGATGGGCCCCCACAGCAGCAGCAGCGACGTCCCCACCACCACGGTCGGAATCGCGATCGGCAGATTGACGACCGTGTTGAGCGCGCCGCGACCGGTGAAGTGGAATTTGCTGAGCACGTAGGCGGCGAAGGTGCCGAGCACGGCGTTGAGGATCGCGGTCGCGAACGCGATCAGCACGCTGAAGCGCATCGCGAACTGCGACTCCTGGGTCATGAGCGCTTCCTTGAAGGCCACGACTCCGCCGCGGAACGCGAACACGAAGACTGCCGAGAGCGGCATGAGGAGCAGGGGGAGCAGCAGCCCCACCAGCAGCGCAACAGGCAACGCCGCTTCCGGAAGACGCCACGGATTCCGGCGCGCGGGGCCGACGGCGGCGATCTGGCTCATCGGTCGATCTCCTCGAGCACCCGATCCCGCCATACCCCCTCGACGATCTGCTTCTTCACCTGCTTCCACCCTCCGAGGTCGGCGATGAAGAAAGGATCCGTGATCTTCCCGAACCCCGAGTCCTCACCCACCAGCTCGTCGTTCACGCTGCGGAAGCCGTTGTGCACGAACATCCGCTGCGCCGGCTCCGACCACAGGAACGATGCAAGGCTGTCGAGCAGGGGCCGCTCGCGAAGCCCGACATTCTTCTTCACCACCACCAGCGTGTGCTCGGTGAAGATCGTGCTCCTCGGGTAGACGATCTCGCCGTGCAGCTTGTCGCGCGCCCGATCCCACAGCCCTTCCTGCTCGTAGGTGATGAGCGCGTCGCCGAAACCCAGATCGAACTGCGTGCGCGCGGCGCGCGCCGAAGCCGCCTGCGCGACCACGTTCTTCCAGATGCCGAGCAGCATGCGGTAGCCCGCCTCGGGGTCGTCCGGATTCGCCCGTTGTCCCGCGCCATACTCGGCGGCGATCGCCCAGTTCGCGGCGCCGGAGGTGAGCGGATCGGGATGCACGACCCCGATGCCGGGGCGCGCGAGGTCGGCGAAGTCGCGAATGTTCCTGGGATTCCCCTGGCGCACCACGATCACGATCGGCGTGCGGTTCACGACGCCCTCGTGCGGCAGGTTGCGCCAGCTCCCCTCCTCGACCACGCCGGCATCGACGAGCCGCTGTGCATCGGCCTCGAGCGCGAGCAGGGCCAGCTCGACCGGCACTCCCATGATCATCTGGTTGGTGATCGTGCCCGATCCGGCGAAGGAGGAGATCATCTCCACGTTCTCCTTCGTCGCGGCGTTCCACTGA comes from the Candidatus Eisenbacteria bacterium genome and includes:
- a CDS encoding ABC transporter permease subunit, producing the protein MSQIAAVGPARRNPWRLPEAALPVALLVGLLLPLLLMPLSAVFVFAFRGGVVAFKEALMTQESQFAMRFSVLIAFATAILNAVLGTFAAYVLSKFHFTGRGALNTVVNLPIAIPTVVVGTSLLLLWGPIGLLGKALEPYGLQPMFTPIGVLLAHLFVTFPYMLGAVKPLLDELEITYEEAAATIGASRWQTFWHVTLPALRGSIFTGALLTFAHSLGEFGATVLVSGNLRLRTQTAPLYIFAQFEAGNLAGANAVAAVLAALSFVIFFLLLNQTRRAEKR
- a CDS encoding substrate-binding domain-containing protein — translated: MNGALWQRIKGTFAVIVMGGLLVYGIWPWLPMRAQAALPRTVVFYGFSILDHSITHDVFPAFRRQWNAATKENVEMISSFAGSGTITNQMIMGVPVELALLALEADAQRLVDAGVVEEGSWRNLPHEGVVNRTPIVIVVRQGNPRNIRDFADLARPGIGVVHPDPLTSGAANWAIAAEYGAGQRANPDDPEAGYRMLLGIWKNVVAQAASARAARTQFDLGFGDALITYEQEGLWDRARDKLHGEIVYPRSTIFTEHTLVVVKKNVGLRERPLLDSLASFLWSEPAQRMFVHNGFRSVNDELVGEDSGFGKITDPFFIADLGGWKQVKKQIVEGVWRDRVLEEIDR